In Malania oleifera isolate guangnan ecotype guangnan chromosome 8, ASM2987363v1, whole genome shotgun sequence, a single window of DNA contains:
- the LOC131161510 gene encoding zinc finger BED domain-containing protein RICESLEEPER 1-like — translation MVLESALYYRDAICQFRFSEENFKLCPNDDEWKEIEKIASFLKVFYDLTNLFSGTSYQTANLYFQGVWKVQVTLLNAALGDDVFLRNVATQMQGKFDKYWSDYSKILAMTVILDPHFKIQFVSFCLKEVQPMSWKDRVNDIQREMHSLFDEYVKHHSPSTSKKMPSFEATISHDRGHMTPIATSVDMTLKGFKAFAKEDEEAPMSELEMFFRERMVDCDKELDILDFWRIHEYRYPILS, via the exons atgGTGCTTGAAAGTGCTTTATACTATAGAGATGCTATTTGCCAATTCAGGTTTAGTGAGGAGAATTTCAAGTTATGCCCAAACGATGATGaatggaaggaaattgagaaaattgctagTTTCTTGAAGGTTTTTTATGACTTGACAAATCTTTTTTCTGGGACATCTTATCAAACTGCAAATTTATACTTTCAAGGAGTATGGAAGGTACAAGTAACTTTACTTAATGCGGCATTGGGTGATGATGTCTTTTTAAGGAATGTGGCTACTCAAATGcaagggaaatttgacaaatactggtcagattatagtaaaattttggcaatGACTGTTATTTTGGATCCTCACTTTAAGatacaatttgtatctttttgtttaaaagaagtgcAACCAATGTCTTGGAAAGATCGAGTAAACGACATCCAGCGTGAGATGCATTCACTTTTTGATGAGTATGTGAAGCACCACTCCCCTTCAACTTCTAAGAAAATGCCTTCCTTTGAAGCAACTATTAGTCATGATCGTGGTCATATGACACCTATTGCAACATCAGTTGATATGACACTaaaa ggttttaaagcttttgctaaagaagatgaagaagctccaatgtcagaattagaaatgttttttagagagaggatGGTAGATTGTGATAAAGAATTGGATATTTTGGACTTTTGGAGGATTCATGAATATAGGTATCCAATTCTTTCTTGA
- the LOC131161511 gene encoding protein SENSITIVE TO PROTON RHIZOTOXICITY 1, translating into MDLKEKQLYTDTWTKPSSSVNELSKKTASNDQSFTNFDSMQRQQKWEGSSVLDYGVRIEPSFPEFNQPSENSPSLPCNPNNQIKIPDREAGQMSEMWDPSAMLNNLSFLEQKIHQLQDLVHLIVGRRGQVLGQPDELVAQQQQLITADLTSIIVQLISTAGSLLPSVKYAVPLATPPIGQLSGVLLPSSASLNGGVLPQNNGGSKVLDMPTHDLKSNCGTEQNCTIEEHESKEEDDVDEGENLPPGSFEILQLEKEEILAPHTHFCLICGKGFKRDANLRMHMRGHGDEYKTPAALAKPNKESSSEPVLLKRYSCPYTGCKRNRDHKKFQPLKTILCVKNHYKRTHCDKSYICSRCNTKKFSVIADLKTHEKHCGRDKWLCSCGTTFSRKDKLFGHIALFQGHTPALPHDEAKGSTGLSDRGECNEATSKVGEIGFNFDSNAPSGSQIQNVGAVKANVDDPTGYLSSLIFDTCNFSGFHEFPRPSFEDSESSFSFLVPGSCNYPHKSGGEPNSNSLE; encoded by the coding sequence ATGGATCTTAAAGAAAAGCAGCTGTATACAGATACTTGGACAAAGCCTTCCTCTTCTGTGAATGAATTATCCAAAAAAACAGCCTCAAATGATCAATCTTTCACCAATTTTGATTCAATGCAACGTCAGCAGAAGTGGGAGGGTTCTTCTGTCCTAGATTATGGTGTTAGGATTGAGCCATCATTCCCAGAATTCAACCAACCTTCAGAAAATTCACCTTCGCTCCCTTGCAACCCCAATAATCAAATTAAGATCCCAGATCGTGAAGCTGGACAGATGAGTGAGATGTGGGACCCTAGCGCAATGCTGAATAATCTCTCTTTCCTGGAACAAAAGATCCATCAACTCCAGGATTTGGTGCATTTGATTGTTGGTAGGAGGGGCCAAGTGTTAGGTCAACCAGATGAACTTGTAGCTCAGCAACAACAGCTCATAACTGCTGATCTAACTTCTATAATTGTTCAATTGATCTCCACTGCTGGTAGTCTTCTTCCATCTGTGAAGTATGCTGTACCCTTGGCAACCCCCCCTATAGGGCAGCTCAGTGGAGTTTTACTTCCATCTAGTGCAAGTTTAAATGGTGGTGTTTTGCCACAAAATAATGGTGGAAGCAAGGTGTTGGATATGCCAACCCATGATCTAAAAAGTAATTGTGGGACTGAACAAAACTGCACCATCGAAGAACATGAATCCAAGGAAGAAGATGATGTTGATGAGGGAGAGAATCTTCCTCCGGGTTCTTTTGAGATCTTACAactagaaaaagaagaaatcctAGCACCTCACACCCATTTTTGCTTGATATGTGGGAAAGGATTCAAGAGAGATGCAAATCTGCGGATGCATATGAGAGGTCATGGGGATGAGTACAAAACCCCTGCTGCACTTGCAAAACCCAACAAAGAATCCAGCTCTGAGCCTGTGCTTCTTAAGAGGTATTCCTGCCCTTACACTGGCTGCAAAAGGAATAGGGATCACAAGAAATTTCAGCCATTGAAGACTATCTTATGTGTGAAAAACCATTACAAGAGAACTCATTGCGACAAAAGCTACATTTGCAGCAGATGCAACACAAAAAAATTCTCAGTTATTGCTGATCTTAAAACTCATGAGAAGCATTGCGGCAGGGATAAATGGCTTTGCTCCTGTGGAACTACTTTCTCTAGAAAAGACAAGCTTTTTGGACATATTGCACTTTTTCAAGGTCACACTCCTGCCCTTCCCCACGACGAAGCTAAGGGATCTACTGGACTATCTGATCGAGGGGAATGCAATGAAGCTACAAGTAAGGTTGGAGAAATAGGATTCAACTTTGACTCAAATGCTCCAAGTGGAAGTCAGATTCAAAATGTCGGGGCTGTGAAAGCAAACGTTGATGATCCTACTGGTTATCTCTCATCTCTAATCTTTGATACATGTAATTTCAGTGGGTTTCATGAGTTTCCTCGACCATCATTTGAAGATTCAGAGAGTTCATTCTCATTTTTAGTTCCTGGGTCTTGTAATTACCCCCACAAGTCTGGAGGAGAGCCGAACTCAAACAGTCTCGAGTGA